In Nymphaea colorata isolate Beijing-Zhang1983 chromosome 5, ASM883128v2, whole genome shotgun sequence, one genomic interval encodes:
- the LOC116254745 gene encoding uncharacterized protein LOC116254745 isoform X2: protein MRKSQFPLSLCSYGSSDVPMPNARASAGPELPICYSRTLQTCTGLQLRYLAAPSPSSLHNHTIPDTFRSYYPASTNEGKVAMTGAYVNCAESGICWRNCQYGDVVFNGKKRSARTCSPPGREARLVEPRKRKSGHSDVSEDPVRDQQQPKPPVRKSQKLGDKVNALQQLVSPFGKTDTASVLHETTVRIKQLQDQIQALSMPYFNYKSSFSRRVFDDDQFDLRSRGLCLVPVSSANHFRDQERRDISISGRTTISPCLH from the exons ATGAGAAAGTCGCAGTTCCCTCTATCTTTATGCAGCTACG GTTCCAGCGACGTACCGATGCCGAACGCCCGAGCTTCCGCAGGGCCTGAGCTACC AATCTGCTACTCACGCACTTTGCAAACATGCACCGGCCTTCAACTTCGCTATCTGGCTGCGCCTTCACCCAGCTCCCTTCATAATCACACGATTCCGGACACCTTCAGAAGCTACTATCCAG CAAGTACGAACGAAGGAAAGGTAGCCATGACTGGTGCGTACGTGAACTGTGCAGAGTCGGGCATTTGCTGGAGGAACTGCCAGTACGGAGAC GTCGTGTTCAATGGGAAAAAGAGGTCTGCCAGAACGTGTAGCCCCCCGGGACGGGAAGCTAGGTTGGTGGAGCCAAGGAAAAGGAAGTCTGGCCACAGCGATGTCTCCGAGGACCCTGTGAGAGACCAACAGCAACCCAAG CCACCGGTGAGGAAGAGTCAGAAGCTTGGTGACAAAGTAAACGCTCTGCAGCAGCTCGTTTCGCCGTTTGGGAAG ACGGACACGGCATCGGTGCTCCATGAAACGACAGTCCGCATAAAGCAACTTCAGGACCAGATTCAG GCGCTAAGCATGCCGTATTTTAATTACAAATCATCATTTTCCCGGCGG GTCTTTGACGACGACCAGTTTGATTTGCGGAGCAGGGGGCTATGCCTGGTGCCCGTCTCTTCTGCTAATCATTTCAGGGACCAGGAGAGGAGAGATATCAGCATTTCTGGGAGGACTACCATCTCTCCGTGCTTGCATTAA
- the LOC116254376 gene encoding uncharacterized protein LOC116254376 has translation MLGSSEDKSKIRQFVDIQGDGGRCRAALYDVLGRFLAQIFFPNSEVRAPFVQRINRSVKENADDFKEASKDFAQGVVAWTRRGGAWRAIIVISAGAIILVGLTGLLAFTIFFCAATINALVISLLMSLAAAGGFMALFLACVTAIYVGALFVAVCTVSTITFITIFAVLVTTGDSLTPKREKERITFFFYA, from the exons ATGTTGGGATCTTCGGAGGACAAATCGAAGATCCGACAGTTCGTAGACATCCAAGGCGACGGAGGAAGGTGCCGCGCCGCCCTCTACGACGTGCTCGGCCGATTTCTCGCCCAAATCTTTTTTCCGAACTCCGAAGTCCGCGCCCCGTTCGTCCAGAGGATCAACCGATCCGTCAAGGAGAATGCCGACGATTTCAAGGAGGCATCCAAGGACTTTGCCCAGGGCGTCGTCGCTTGGACTCGCCGTGGCGGCGCATGGCGCGCCATCATCGTCATTTCC GCTGGAGCGATTATTCTGGTGGGACTGACGGGATTGTTGGCGTTTACGATCTTCTTCTGCGCGGCCACCATTAACGCGCTTGTGATCTCTCTGCTGATGTCGCTAGCGGCCGCCGGCGGTTTTATGGCTCTGTTTCTTGCATGCGTGACGGCAATTTATGTTGGGGCCCTCTTTGTTGCCGTTTGCACCGTCTCTACGATCACATTCATCACCATCTTTGCCGTTCTGGTGACAACAGGTGATTCTCTGACccctaaaagagaaaaagaaagaattacgttttttttttatgcatga
- the LOC116255093 gene encoding small RNA-binding protein 11, chloroplastic-like: MFRPISSISFVTAARAFSTQLFVSRLSFYTTEKKLVELFSPFGVLTEARLVMDSSTQRHRGFGFVTYESEKDALKAVKALNNRIIDGRLIFVEFAKPKVASDNSS, translated from the exons ATGTTTCGGCCGATTTCATCAATCTCTTTTGTCACAGCCGCAAGGGCTTTCAGCACCCAACTCTTTGTTTCTA GATTGTCATTTTATACGACTGAAAAGAAACTGGTAGAGCTATTTTCACCTTTTGGAGTTCTGACAGAAG CTAGGCTTGTGATGGACAGTAGTACCCAGAGGCATAGAGGGTTTGGTTTTGTGACATATGAGTCTGAGAAGGATGCACTTAAAGCTGTGAAGGCGTTGAATAACAGG ATTATTGATGGAAGGTTGATCTTTGTCGAGTTTGCAAAACCAAAAGTGGCATCCGACAATTCTTCTTAG
- the LOC116255092 gene encoding histone H2B, translated as MAPKADKKPAEKKPASEKPAEEKKTVAEKAPAEKKPKAEKRLPKEGAAAGDKKKKKKMKKSSETYKIYIFKVLKQVHPDIGISSKAMGIMNSFINDIFEKLAQEASRLARYNKKPTITSREIQTSVRLVLPGELAKHAVSEGTKAVTKFTSS; from the coding sequence ATGGCGCCGAAGGCCGATAAGAAGCCAGCAGAGAAGAAGCCGGCGTCAGAAAAGCCGGCGGAGGAGAAGAAGACGGTGGCCGAGAAGGCTCCTGCAGAGAAGAAGCCAAAGGCCGAGAAGCGCCTCCCTAAAGAAGGCGCTGCCGCCGgcgacaagaagaagaagaagaagatgaagaagagcaGTGAGACCTATAAGATTTACATTTTCAAGGTTCTGAAGCAGGTCCACCCTGATATCGGGATCTCGAGCAAGGCCATGGGTATAATGAATTCCTTCATTAACGACATCTTCGAGAAGCTTGCTCAGGAAGCCTCCCGTCTTGCTCGATACAACAAGAAGCCGACGATTACTTCCCGGGAGATCCAGACCTCCGTCCGGCTGGTCCTTCCTGGAGAGCTCGCCAAGCACGCCGTCTCTGAAGGGACCAAGGCCGTGACTAAATTCACGAGTTCTTGA
- the LOC116254745 gene encoding transcription factor bHLH153-like isoform X3, with protein MPEIPAGVVSASTNEGKVAMTGAYVNCAESGICWRNCQYGDVVFNGKKRSARTCSPPGREARLVEPRKRKSGHSDVSEDPVRDQQQPKPPVRKSQKLGDKVNALQQLVSPFGKTDTASVLHETTVRIKQLQDQIQALSMPYFNYKSSFSRRVFDDDQFDLRSRGLCLVPVSSANHFRDQERRDISISGRTTISPCLH; from the exons ATGCCGGAGATCCCCGCCGGAGTTGTCTCAG CAAGTACGAACGAAGGAAAGGTAGCCATGACTGGTGCGTACGTGAACTGTGCAGAGTCGGGCATTTGCTGGAGGAACTGCCAGTACGGAGAC GTCGTGTTCAATGGGAAAAAGAGGTCTGCCAGAACGTGTAGCCCCCCGGGACGGGAAGCTAGGTTGGTGGAGCCAAGGAAAAGGAAGTCTGGCCACAGCGATGTCTCCGAGGACCCTGTGAGAGACCAACAGCAACCCAAG CCACCGGTGAGGAAGAGTCAGAAGCTTGGTGACAAAGTAAACGCTCTGCAGCAGCTCGTTTCGCCGTTTGGGAAG ACGGACACGGCATCGGTGCTCCATGAAACGACAGTCCGCATAAAGCAACTTCAGGACCAGATTCAG GCGCTAAGCATGCCGTATTTTAATTACAAATCATCATTTTCCCGGCGG GTCTTTGACGACGACCAGTTTGATTTGCGGAGCAGGGGGCTATGCCTGGTGCCCGTCTCTTCTGCTAATCATTTCAGGGACCAGGAGAGGAGAGATATCAGCATTTCTGGGAGGACTACCATCTCTCCGTGCTTGCATTAA